A segment of the Trifolium pratense cultivar HEN17-A07 linkage group LG7, ARS_RC_1.1, whole genome shotgun sequence genome:
TCTTTGGAGATACACTTAAGGCTTTCGTACGAAGAACATGATTTTCATTCTCCAAACTCAAGAGCTTTTCTTCAAGACTACATTTAAATACCCGTAGAAAAGTGAGtgataacaaacaaaaacactAGCTATTTAAGAAAATCAATGCACATGAAGCATCAAAGTTTATAACAGTTCAAGAAGATGCCGTACAATCGAAAGAGACAAACACCACTGGCACTGAGAAACTAAATCAATTTATCAAATAGAACTGAGCTGAAAAATGCACCTTTTCAAATTTTGTGCAAGTTGAGAACTCTTCTGTTCAAACTCCTTCATTTTCTGAATGGTTTTGTTATGGTCTTTTTGAGCATTCACAAGCTCAAGCTCCAAAGCCGTGCTCTTCTTTTCTAAGGCACCCAGAGAACCCTATAAATATCAAACAAGAAATATTATATACCTTAATTTAATGGAGGAAACGGGCAAACATGAACCTGGCATAAGGAACAACAAACTTttccaaatataaaatttcgtCTAATGCAACAGTGACTAGTTTCCAAGCATATCATCTGTATGTTATAGATTATCTGTTGAATATTCTCTGGTCATGTAAAACAGAAACAGATCATGCCATATTGTGTCATCAAAGGATTTGTTTCTTAAAAGAACAGAAGCTTCATTCCAGATAAGGGTTGCACTAAATTACATGTCCAGGAAATTACTCAACTCAAATAGTTCAATAAATCAACAAGGACAAGACAACCTAATAAGCTCTGGATAAACAAGGGGAAAGTTAAGCAACTAATTCAGAGTGTTATTGCTTTGCCATGTGACAACTACCAAATCACTTCTCAACAAACTAATTGATTAACTCTGCTTTTAACCTCTTAACCTTATTTAAACCCCCTTTGTATACCTCAATTCCCCTCTTTTCTCAACTCATCCTTCCTCCTTCGAGAGAACAACTTCAATACCAGAGCCTAGGCCCCTTTGCCTCTAACAATATCTCCACCAAGGATCTTGTTTTGTGAGTATAAGTGTTATTATAGAGCTTAATTACACAGTTCAACTTGGTCTCAATACCAATATCTTCATATGCAACTTCTTTAACATACCCTATATACCAACAACGACTCTTAATTGCCTGCAAATTATAACATGATTCTGCGGATATATCATATCATAAAATTTAAAGGATAAGTTCTTGTACAAAACAATCTCAAGATTGAGAATGAATTTATAAAGTAGAACCTCGTATTTAGACCACAAAGAAGAATGTAAATCCCATCTTGTTATTTGCATGGcaataataattgaaatttataaacCATCAAAATTAAACTAACTCATAGCAACACGACCATTAAGTATTATCGAAGCACCTTCAACAGAGCATTTTCCTTTCGCACTTCATTCATTGCAACTAGCTCTCTTTCTAAAGCAGATTTTTCCTTAGCTGATAACTGCAACTGATTTTGCAAAATCGCATTCTTATTCAACTCATTAATTGTTGCAGATTTAGCTTCATCTAATTCACAATTCTGAGCTTCCAACATCTTCTGAAGTTTGGAAATCTCAACTTGCTTAGCCTCTTCATTAGACACCTGAATAACAatacaaaatacattataacaaGTTCCACAACTCATACCTGCATAcatcaaactatttttttaatataataaaaaagaaatgatcAATATGTCGACCTTCTGTTCTAAAATTTACACAGCAGAGAAATTAGATAATAGAAAATTTAAAGTATAACCAAAAATTACAGCAATATATGACAATCATGCATGAGGACAATTATTTGTATGAGAAGTTGTATTTGAATTAGAAAGAAGGAGCATTAGAAATCCTCAGaacataaaagaaaacaaaaaatgcacAGAAACAATAGTCCTGCAAAAAATTGTCAATATGTTTGAGCTGTCCAATCTCTTTGCTTATCTGAAATACTGATCTCCTGAAATAAACCATGTTCTGACCAGCAAAGAGAAATCATATGAATAATTCTAACATATTCAGTTTTTATCGGCAAAAGATTCAACCTTGAGAATATGAGCATACCTTCCAAAAATAAACCACAAATTATCGCATTAGGACAATCTTCTACTTACGAAATTTAGATGCAATATCAATATGTTTAGCATAAGTATTATTACACTACATGAGCTCCAATCAGCAGTTTCTAATTATAATCATttgaatcacaaaaaaaaatgaaatcatgGAATCAGCATAAGAGAAAATTGTAATAGAATGTGGGAGGCAGTTTTGACCAAAAGACTTTTACATATACATGTATTCAATGAGCACAGATAGTGTGTTGTGACTCTTTTTTGTAGAAGCaatacccttatttttttttcaagatgCAAACGCCATGTGAGCTCTTCCAATTGTTTCTCAAGGTTAGTCTTTGCTAAACGCAGAGCACCAGCTTCACTAGCCTCCTGGCATatgtaaattaaaaatgaaaataagttaGGAACAACTTGTGATGCGTTTCCCCCCTTCGAAAAGAGAGAACAGAAAAAAGACCATACTTGTTTAAGTCTGTGAAGCTGTCTTTTTGCTTGTTTACAGCGCCAAAGGCATTGTATTGCCACGATTGAAAATCGATGTTGTTTGAAAGTAGACCGAATCTTGCACATCTTCCAATACGCCTGTGTGTGAATGTTACATTTatgatgataaaataaaaaatcagaatCCACCATACCAAACAGAAATGTCAAGAAATTGAAAGTGAGGCATTACTTATCATGCCCTATCAGAAAACATTTGTCAGAGCTAAAACTTAGAAAACTTAGACTTGAAAGTTTTACATGATCAATCATAATTGCATGCCTATGCTTAAGAATTCAAAGCACTATCCAGAATAAGtcaaataaactaaatttatgttGAAGAGGCCGTTGCTTTGACATTGTAAAGGTCACACCAACACCATAATATATTCAGTTCATGATAAATCACCTGAATAGTAGTTGCAGCTTTGTGTTCTTTTCTATGCAAGAATCTTTGGCGAATTGTGAAACCACGAACATTTGATTGTATGATGATAGCAGAAGAATACAATGCCGTGTAAGCACGCCTCATCAGACACATACGAATATATTTCTGAATGGAGATAGCTGCTACAGTCTCGCGTTTAGAAGCATATATCTTCCGTGCAAGGCATCctacaaaaacaacaactaGTGAAGACCAGGACAATCATCGGTTGAAGTAGAGACCCCTGCATTTAAATGTGATATGCCTACAATAACAAGTATAATTGAGTTCTAAAGGTTCTGAAAAAGGCTGACAGCCAAAAGTACAATCATCAAGTACTATCCACAGCAGAAAAGGAAACTATGTATGTCATATTACTGAGAAAGAAGCTCAAAGGAGATAAAGTgctacctatatatatatatagacatgttttaataataaaaataaaaacttaaggAGAATTATGTTATAAAACATCAACAACACTGACCCCTGCAGCATGCTTGAAGAGAAACAGCAGCAGCTCGGATTGAGATGAAATCCCTGTGTGCTATAAATGTACGCAGTCGACACTGAATACACTTTGCAGCATTGTCCAAAACTTCAGCCCTCCTAGAGTCTAAAACACCAATTTGACCAGCCCGGAGAAACACTTTAGTCCTACCCAGCTGAATAAGGAAGGAGAAGGTAGATCATAAATAAAACTATCATAAAGCCATTTCAAGTTTGTTCGGGAACAGCAGCATCACACTAGGCTCATAAGAAACACACCTGAAAATTCTCAAGCTTTAGCTTTTGCAATATTTTCTGAGATGTAGCTCTATCATCATAACTGTCAACAAAAAAGATTAAATCAACATTGATGACAACTGAAGCACTTTACTACATAGTCTTAGAATTTTGGGTTTGGCCAAACTCAACTCTACAAAACCGGTTCGCAAAATATGAAAGTTTAGGTTGGTTAAACCTAAAAGACAGACTATTCGATTGGGCTTCACTAATCTGTAGCACCAAGGTGCTACACTATTCGATCGTAAACTACGTCTAAAGACAGACTATTAGGTAAACATCAATCCCATAAAAATTACAGATGCAGTGATACAGTTTACCAAAACAAATGGTAAAGTAATGTAATATTAGGGTTAAACTGTTCATAGTTTTAGTATATATGCACCTTCCATCCATAAATTCAGGAGCTATTAATCCAAAGCGATCTACAAACTCCGAGTAAGTCCTTCGAGTTGGATAACCTGCCAGACTTATCCGAACAGCCTCAAGTacaccctaaataaaatttagtccagGCGAAAAATGATCAATAAATATAGGAATCTGCTAGGGAGAATATCTCGGTGACAAACATGATTGTTATGTccacctttttttcttttttttttgtccaccTTATTTATAAGAAAACTGAATAAATCCCACAGCATGTTTGTATGCATGTAAACATGTCAGTCCAACCATATCAATTTCTATTcggaaaaaaaagaaattaacaatgaaaatataaacaataaatcaaattttgaaagtCATTAAAAAGAATCCTTCAAATTGCTTCATCAAAAAGTACCTGTTTCCATTGCTCAGTTCAATGAGCTaacatagaaaaataaattcatcaTAGTAAAAGTGTAATTGACAGTAATTAGCTAGACATCGGTCAAGGAAACAACTTCTAACATTTGACATAATAGCAATTTGTTTCATTCAGAGAATGATAAGAGTAAAGGAGCTAAAATATCTAAATTACTGACCCCGCAACGTAATTGATGTAAGACACTTGTATTCTCAAACTTTTGTGGTAGATTTGAAGAATTTGGCTTGACGCATCGAATGTAATGAGGCTCTGTTGTCTTCAGTGTTTCCATAAGTGCTTGAAGTTGTTGCTGAAGTGCCCATCCACCAAATCCAACacaaacaagaaacaaaaaatatcagCAACTTAAATTCAAATTCTTAAATCTCTTATGCAAATTTGTTCACAATAATGGATCACCTTAAATTCAATAACACGCAAAAGGTAATAGATATGAACACCTTAAATCTGGAAGCCACGGAAGAAAACTTGTAGGATGACCTTGAAGATTCCTCTGGTAAAGAAGGAAAAAGACCCTTCACAAAGGGACATTTTGAAGAAGATAATACATTACAATGCTCTAGAACTACATAATCACGATTTTTGTCTAAAAATGTGTTTGTATGGTATGTGACCTGCATAAAAATATTGGAAGATATTACATACACAATATACTTTGCCAAACAAGAGGATGTACAGCAACACTGAGTCACCTTTCCAGCATAATGAGAAACAGTAAAATCTGTTTCTGAAAACTTCTCCTTTCCAAACCTAGTGTGGGACAAGAAGTGCTGAAACAACTTGGTTGAGAATGTTTGGTGCGTTGATTTTGGAAACATGCTGATAGAAGACAAATTCAGGACTGAATATAATTTGCGAGAGAAATGTATAAATACACTCCAATTCATAAAGCAAATAAATTGTACCATGCTTCATCTAACAGGGCAATGATACCAATGGGCTTCTGCAAAAAGAATGcaacaaaaaatcaataaatagctAAGCAGTAACCATTCTGATTCATATCCTCCTTTTTCCATTTCAGTAGTTGTGGCCTACTGTAATAAATTGgatacatataattatcctaGTAAGCATGAAACAAGCAATCTGTACAAAATGCATAATAGAAACATGAATTTAGAAAACCTCCAACTAAATAAGaaattaagtaaaataaaaaaaaccttttCAATCAAATCTAAAACATCTTGGTTGTCTATAAATTCAATGTAACTCcattcaatttcttcttttttatacTCCTCTTGCTCCATCTTGAATACATGCTGGAAAAAATTATAAGAGACAGAGAAGCTGTAAGATGACGGAGTAAAAACAATATCAAGATCCAGATCAAAACACCAGGGAACTAACTTGGTCAAGGCAACATACATAACATAATTCCATACCTCATTAAAATGTTGTTGAAGCTTTTCATTTGCAAAATTGATGCAGAATTGCTCAAAACTGTTGAAGAAAATGTATCCAACTTGAGAAAGGCAATTACTTTAACATATTACCAGTTTAAAACTATAACAACCAACAAAGTTTTTCCCTGCTTAGCAGGGTCAGCTTCAAAGATGAAACAACACAGCACAGCATGATATCATAAACCGTAACCTTCTTCATGCTTTGACCCATAATTTTCGCCAGTCCTCCTTATCAAGGCTTCTACAAGTCTTCTCCACACATACCAAAACCACCTAATACCATTTTTTGCAAAACAAGTATTACCCCAATTTTCCCTCATGCATTTAATCCTAATGATATATTGTGTTATGTGAACACTCACGGCTCGTCCATTTTTTGGCCCTATTTATTTtccactttttttcttctccttaaaagtagtaaataagtaaaaaattgtgtttgacccaacttctccttattttctacttctttactttatttctctaatcttttgttggaaaatatttagtttcctagtttgttatttctaggagattctaagcttatctattatttccttttatgtttgtactcttcctatttaaaccagccttgagctgaggaataacacataacagtattcacttattattttctacatggtatcgagagctcccgattttgggggtctcgcttccgcaaaaccctagccgccgtcgtgTTTACAATCTGACCACGACAACTGATTTTGTGTGCGGCACTGTTCACCCGTGGTACTGTTCACACGTACTGTTCATTCGTTGGTACTGTTTACGCGCACTGTTCACGTGGTTACTGTTCACGAGTGCTGTTCACCGGTGTTAATTTTTCTTCGCTGCTTCCGGTACTACTtggctaagattattaattatgacgtttttttattgacgacgatcatccactttcaaataccgtcgtgaatgcaaatattgtcatcgtttgggacatactatttttcaatgttggaaattacatggtcttccgcgaccttcaaatcagaagaacaaaggtggaggtgagggtcatacattccaagccagtaattctgatcaagagcatcagtcttcttcaattcagctttcattcacgatggaacaactagacagactgtacaaaattcttgaatctaacactctttctggctctgttgcccccaaaggtacttctgccctttttagtgtcagtcccagtcgtgcttggatagtagattcgggtgcaagtgatcacatgacaggtgattctactctgttttcttcttatagtccatgtgcaggtaaccataaaataaaaattgcggatggatccttttcagccattgcgggtaaaggttcggttgtgttgtctccaagtctaacccttaaagatgttcttcatgtcccaaatctatcttgtagtctcatgtctgtcagtaaattagcccaagatagaaattgtcaaactaatttttttcgtactcattgtgtttttcaggatttgaactcggggaagatgattggtagtgctaaggagagtggaggactctactacttcgacattgaacctgaatcacaactaccttccaaaccaataagttcatgctttgaatcttttttagttctgaataataataatgatgatgttatgttatggcattcacgattaggtcatcctagttttccttatttaaaacacttatttcctgagt
Coding sequences within it:
- the LOC123894197 gene encoding myosin-15-like isoform X9, which produces MNIVGISHEDQEAIFRTLAAILHLGNVEFSPGKEHDSSIIKDEKSTFHLQMAANLFKCDLNLLRATLCTRTIQTREGNIVKALDCNAAVAGRDVLAKTVYARLFDWLVDKINKTVGQDINSRMQIGILDIYGFESFKDNSFEQFCINFANEKLQQHFNEHVFKMEQEEYKKEEIEWSYIEFIDNQDVLDLIEKKPIGIIALLDEACMFPKSTHQTFSTKLFQHFLSHTRFGKEKFSETDFTVSHYAGKVTYHTNTFLDKNRDYVVLEHCNVLSSSKCPFVKGLFPSLPEESSRSSYKFSSVASRFKQQLQALMETLKTTEPHYIRCVKPNSSNLPQKFENTSVLHQLRCGGVLEAVRISLAGYPTRRTYSEFVDRFGLIAPEFMDGSYDDRATSQKILQKLKLENFQLGRTKVFLRAGQIGVLDSRRAEVLDNAAKCIQCRLRTFIAHRDFISIRAAAVSLQACCRGCLARKIYASKRETVAAISIQKYIRMCLMRRAYTALYSSAIIIQSNVRGFTIRQRFLHRKEHKAATTIQAYWKMCKIRSTFKQHRFSIVAIQCLWRCKQAKRQLHRLKQEASEAGALRLAKTNLEKQLEELTWRLHLEKKIRVSNEEAKQVEISKLQKMLEAQNCELDEAKSATINELNKNAILQNQLQLSAKEKSALERELVAMNEVRKENALLKGSLGALEKKSTALELELVNAQKDHNKTIQKMKEFEQKSSQLAQNLKSLEEKLLSLENENHVLRTKALSVSPKSNHPGFAKSSLEQKYSSAIVPHNEQNPAFESPTPTKLISSFTRGLSDSRRSKLTAEKHQDNYEFLARCIKENLGFKNGKPVAASIIYKCLLHWHAFESERTAIFDYVIDRINDAIKVSDNDIVLPYWLSNTSALVCLLQRNVRSNGFLTTTAQRYAGSSGLTTRMGHGLKSSLKLIGYNDGMPHVDARYPAILFKQQLTACVEKIFGLIRDNLKRELSPLLALCIQAPKAGRVQSGKSSRSPGGLPQQSPGGQWDNIINFLNSLLNRLCANHIPSFFIRKLVTQVFSFINMTLFNSLLLRRECCTFSNGEYVKSGLAELEKWIVNENEEYAGTSWHELNYIRQAVGFLVIHQKRKKSLEEIRQDLCPALTVRQIYRISTMYWDDKYGTQSVSNEVVGEMREIVSKDNHSLSSNSFLLDDDMSIPFSAEDIDMAIPAVDADDIELPAFLCEYPCAQFLVSHE